In the genome of Hippocampus zosterae strain Florida unplaced genomic scaffold, ASM2543408v3 HiC_scaffold_115, whole genome shotgun sequence, one region contains:
- the LOC127594412 gene encoding adenosine 5'-monophosphoramidase HINT1-like, which produces MLRLTSTLLRRCSVFEKISKGELPARVVYEDEQCQVIHDISPVSPVHLLVYPRKKIARLSTAEEGDHPLLGHLLGVAAKTAKAQGLEGYRVVINVGEDGGQTIDHLHLHVVGGRKQCWPPG; this is translated from the coding sequence ATGTTGCGGCTGACGAGCACTCTGCTGCGGCGGTGCTCGGTGTTCGAAAAGATCAGCAAGGGAGAGCTGCCGGCCCGCGTGGTCTACGAGGACGAGCAGTGCCAGGTGATCCACGATATCAGCCCAGTCAGCCCTGTGCACCTGCTGGTCTACCCTCGGAAGAAAATCGCCCGCCTCAGCACCGCCGAGGAGGGCGACCATCCCCTGCTGGGACACCTACTGGGAGTGGCTGCCAAGACAGCCAAGGCGCAGGGGCTGGAAGGATACCGAGTGGTTATCAACGTGGGAGAGGACGGAGGGCAGACAATCGACCACCTACACCTGCACGTGGTGGGGGGTCGCAAGCAGTGCTGGCCGCCAGGTTGA